A genomic segment from Paenibacillus sp. FSL K6-1096 encodes:
- a CDS encoding ABC transporter permease subunit produces MQLETNVTGTEIPRGQLWKRFKKQRVLHLFVGLGMIFLVIFSYTPMFGILMAFKDYSISDGIKGIFTSDWVGLRYFDEFVHDYQFGKIVRNTLVLSFLKVIFAFPAPIVLAILLNEVKSMPFKRFVQTISYLPHFISWVVVVGVSYAFLSADIGLVNRALLEAGFIDQPLNILTSPNYFWGLAVGSAVWKEMGWWTIIFLAAITGINPSLYEAAEIDGAGRLARIRHITLPGMKGTIVVVLVLTIGSILGGGLVGSNFEQAYLLGNSINNPTSEIVQTYAFKVGLSDGRFSYASAIDLIQSVISVILIFSSNFIAKRVSGSSLF; encoded by the coding sequence CGTTTCAAAAAGCAAAGGGTGCTCCATTTATTTGTCGGGCTTGGCATGATATTTCTGGTGATTTTTTCTTATACGCCGATGTTCGGGATTCTGATGGCGTTTAAGGACTACAGCATCTCAGACGGAATCAAGGGGATTTTTACAAGTGATTGGGTGGGACTAAGGTATTTCGACGAATTTGTCCATGATTATCAGTTCGGTAAGATCGTCAGGAATACACTTGTGCTCAGCTTCCTGAAGGTGATCTTTGCGTTTCCTGCGCCTATTGTGCTGGCCATTCTGCTTAACGAAGTCAAAAGTATGCCATTTAAGCGGTTCGTTCAGACGATCAGCTATTTGCCCCATTTTATTTCATGGGTAGTGGTGGTCGGAGTCTCCTATGCGTTTCTGTCCGCAGATATCGGTCTAGTGAACAGAGCGCTGCTGGAAGCCGGGTTCATCGACCAGCCGCTTAATATTCTGACGAGTCCGAATTATTTCTGGGGCCTCGCTGTAGGGAGTGCCGTGTGGAAAGAGATGGGCTGGTGGACAATTATTTTTCTGGCAGCGATTACAGGCATTAATCCTTCACTGTATGAAGCTGCTGAGATTGACGGGGCTGGCAGGCTGGCCCGCATCCGCCATATCACACTTCCGGGAATGAAGGGGACCATCGTTGTCGTGCTGGTTCTGACCATCGGCAGCATTCTTGGAGGCGGGCTGGTAGGCTCTAACTTTGAGCAGGCCTATCTCCTGGGGAACAGCATTAATAATCCGACCTCGGAAATTGTGCAGACCTATGCGTTCAAGGTGGGGTTAAGCGACGGGCGGTTCTCTTATGCAAGTGCGATTGATTTAATCCAGTCTGTCATCTCGGTTATTCTAATCTTCTCCAGTAACTTCATTGCGAAGCGCGTCTCCGGCTCAAGTCTATTCTAG
- a CDS encoding glycoside hydrolase family 2 TIM barrel-domain containing protein, which translates to MLRENLDRNWEFEHGKPFHIQSKENGQARIVHLPHDFTIETDTWAEAPGGRATGYYGGGIGTYTKMLDVPAEAEGKRVLVEFDGAYMNTTVVLNGHTVARHHYGYTPFHADLTPYIKPGKPNRLAVTVNNAAQPNSRWYTGSGLYRHVDLLTSPMLHIVPWGIYARTSHIAGGTAFIIVETTVANHTDTPASVWVDLKLEKEAGGGEAGSGRVQVYVPAAGKAVGRVTVAVDHAELWDVDSPYLYRITASLNGSDKHYDSDSTLFGIRTLTVDVKNGLMLNGRTVKLKGGCVHHDHGLLGAASYRDSEYRKMKLHKDNGYNAIRCAHNPPSRDMLDACDRLGLLVMNEAFDMWTMDKNPHDYSLYFAENWKSDIEAFIRRDRNHPSIIMWSTGNEVNERGGLSGGYEWAARLAAWVRELDPTRPVTNAECTFFSGLEDEDQERFYDDLKNPPKESAGFVNFDTEFGKQVWDSYTEAFCAPLDIVGYNYLIHQFDAAAYKYPSRVICSTESIARDMDKYWEGVERHPYIIGDFNWTSFDYIGEAGLGKTLYVEPQEADEQRKTLHESPYPWRLSYDADFDLCGFARPQLAYRRIVWGSNETFIASHHPQNFGKAELISGWGWPECDHAWTWSGYEGESVTVDVYSAAEEVELILNGVSLGRQPAGKSNRFKARFVVAYTPGTLEAVSYTGGSRGSSDVLHSAGEPAGIRIVPEKKELAADGQSLCYAVVEIIDAAGHCVPEASLPAVARVEGAASLAGFGTGRPQTTENYTTGRFTSFKGRLLAVVRAGVEQGISTLTVSVDGLEPVSLDIPVN; encoded by the coding sequence TTGCTTAGAGAGAATCTGGACCGGAATTGGGAGTTTGAACACGGAAAGCCGTTTCACATTCAAAGCAAGGAAAACGGGCAGGCGAGGATCGTTCATCTGCCGCACGACTTCACCATTGAAACAGATACCTGGGCGGAGGCTCCCGGCGGGAGAGCAACGGGGTATTACGGCGGAGGGATCGGCACTTACACCAAGATGCTGGATGTCCCGGCTGAGGCTGAGGGCAAGAGAGTTCTGGTCGAATTCGACGGCGCTTATATGAACACCACGGTGGTGCTTAACGGGCATACTGTAGCCCGGCATCATTACGGTTATACGCCATTTCATGCGGATCTCACGCCTTATATCAAGCCTGGCAAGCCGAACCGGCTCGCGGTGACGGTGAATAATGCCGCACAGCCCAATTCCCGCTGGTATACAGGCTCAGGCCTATACCGTCATGTCGATCTGTTAACCAGCCCGATGCTGCATATCGTTCCATGGGGAATCTATGCCCGCACGTCGCATATCGCGGGCGGCACAGCCTTCATCATTGTGGAGACAACGGTAGCGAATCATACGGATACTCCCGCCAGTGTATGGGTGGATCTCAAGCTGGAGAAGGAAGCCGGAGGGGGTGAGGCGGGAAGCGGAAGAGTGCAGGTCTATGTACCTGCGGCCGGAAAAGCCGTAGGCCGGGTGACAGTCGCCGTTGACCATGCCGAATTATGGGACGTTGATTCCCCGTATCTATACCGTATTACCGCATCTCTGAATGGAAGCGATAAGCATTATGACAGTGACAGCACGCTGTTTGGCATCCGTACGCTCACTGTTGATGTGAAGAACGGTCTGATGCTGAACGGGCGCACGGTCAAACTGAAGGGCGGCTGTGTGCACCATGATCACGGGCTTCTTGGCGCCGCTTCTTACAGAGACAGCGAGTACCGCAAAATGAAGCTGCACAAGGATAACGGATACAATGCCATCCGCTGCGCCCATAATCCGCCGTCCAGGGATATGCTGGATGCCTGTGACCGGCTGGGGCTGCTTGTGATGAACGAAGCCTTCGATATGTGGACGATGGACAAAAACCCGCATGATTACAGCTTGTATTTTGCAGAGAACTGGAAGTCTGACATTGAAGCATTTATCCGGCGTGACCGCAATCATCCCAGCATCATCATGTGGTCAACAGGCAATGAAGTGAATGAACGCGGAGGATTGTCCGGCGGATATGAGTGGGCGGCCCGATTGGCGGCATGGGTCAGAGAGCTGGACCCGACCCGTCCGGTTACCAATGCAGAGTGCACATTCTTCAGCGGGCTGGAGGATGAGGATCAGGAGCGGTTCTATGATGATCTCAAGAATCCGCCCAAGGAGTCGGCTGGCTTCGTCAACTTTGACACGGAGTTCGGCAAGCAGGTGTGGGACAGCTATACCGAAGCCTTCTGCGCTCCGCTCGATATTGTGGGCTACAATTATCTGATTCATCAATTCGATGCCGCTGCCTATAAATACCCTAGCCGGGTGATCTGCTCGACCGAGAGCATAGCCAGAGATATGGATAAATATTGGGAAGGTGTAGAGCGTCATCCTTATATTATCGGCGACTTCAACTGGACCAGCTTTGATTACATCGGCGAGGCCGGACTGGGCAAAACATTATACGTGGAACCGCAGGAGGCCGACGAACAGCGTAAAACGTTACATGAGTCCCCATACCCTTGGCGTCTGTCCTATGATGCGGATTTCGATCTGTGCGGCTTCGCCCGCCCCCAGCTGGCTTACCGGCGGATTGTCTGGGGTTCTAACGAGACCTTCATTGCTTCCCATCATCCCCAAAACTTCGGCAAAGCCGAGTTGATTAGCGGGTGGGGCTGGCCGGAATGCGATCATGCCTGGACCTGGAGCGGGTACGAGGGAGAATCCGTCACGGTCGATGTCTACTCGGCGGCTGAGGAAGTTGAGCTTATTCTGAACGGCGTAAGCCTCGGCAGGCAACCGGCCGGGAAGTCCAACCGTTTCAAGGCGCGATTTGTTGTCGCCTATACGCCGGGCACCCTGGAGGCTGTTAGTTATACGGGCGGCAGCAGAGGTTCGAGTGATGTGCTCCATTCGGCCGGGGAGCCGGCGGGCATCCGGATTGTTCCGGAGAAAAAGGAGCTTGCTGCAGACGGGCAGTCGCTCTGTTACGCGGTCGTTGAGATTATCGACGCAGCCGGCCATTGTGTGCCGGAAGCTTCGCTGCCGGCGGTTGCGCGGGTAGAAGGCGCGGCGTCTCTGGCTGGCTTCGGTACCGGCAGGCCACAGACGACCGAGAATTATACGACTGGCCGGTTCACTTCCTTCAAAGGCAGACTGCTGGCCGTTGTCCGCGCAGGGGTTGAGCAGGGCATCTCCACGCTGACAGTCAGCGTTGACGGGCTTGAACCGGTTAGTCTGGATATTCCTGTGAATTAA
- a CDS encoding carbohydrate ABC transporter permease: MDSTVYLLLSIIALTMLYPFYYVLIASFNKGSDTLLGGMYLWPRSVTFENYRIFLEDPKWMKAFLVTVARTVSGTALGLLLTSLVAYALSHRDLLFSKFYFTMIIFAMYFSGGLIPYYVVLRSLGLLNTFGVYIVPSMLNTFFLLIAISFFREIPGELKESAHMDGAGEFVIYFRIILPVSMPLLATMALFMGVGQWNSWLDSAYFVQSENLRTLTFRMMEIINQSNAPMDSVAVANRPGGGVTSFSLQVTSMVVSILPIICVYPFLQKYFVHGIMLGSVKG; encoded by the coding sequence ATGGACAGTACTGTTTATTTGCTTCTTTCCATTATTGCCCTAACCATGCTATATCCCTTTTATTATGTATTGATTGCTTCGTTTAACAAGGGTTCAGACACACTTTTAGGCGGGATGTATTTATGGCCGCGCAGCGTAACCTTTGAGAATTACAGGATTTTTCTGGAGGACCCCAAATGGATGAAGGCGTTCCTGGTTACTGTGGCCCGCACGGTCTCCGGTACCGCGCTCGGGCTTCTGCTTACCAGTCTCGTTGCCTACGCGCTGTCTCACCGGGATCTGCTGTTCAGTAAATTTTATTTCACGATGATTATCTTCGCGATGTACTTCTCCGGCGGTCTGATTCCGTATTACGTGGTATTGCGTTCATTGGGACTGCTGAATACGTTTGGCGTCTACATTGTACCCTCTATGCTGAATACGTTTTTCTTGCTCATCGCCATCTCGTTTTTCCGCGAGATTCCCGGCGAATTGAAGGAATCCGCTCATATGGATGGAGCCGGAGAGTTCGTGATTTACTTCCGTATCATCCTGCCGGTGTCGATGCCGCTGCTTGCTACAATGGCACTGTTCATGGGTGTAGGCCAATGGAATTCCTGGCTGGACTCCGCGTATTTCGTTCAGTCCGAGAATCTGCGGACGCTTACATTCCGCATGATGGAGATCATCAACCAGAGCAACGCCCCGATGGATTCGGTAGCTGTGGCCAACCGGCCGGGCGGCGGAGTTACCAGCTTTTCCTTGCAGGTCACCTCGATGGTCGTCTCCATCCTGCCGATCATCTGCGTGTATCCGTTCCTGCAGAAGTATTTTGTACACGGGATTATGTTAGGTTCTGTCAAAGGTTAA